The Acidobacteriota bacterium genomic interval ATGTTCTCCCTGTCCTCCAGCAACCAGTCATCCTGCGAGGCCAGTCGCCGGTAGTACTCGCCGCCTATGGACAGCGGCGGTCGCCGCAAGATGGTCTGCTCCAGCCCCACGGCGTACCGCCACCGCTCCGAGGCGAAGGCGTACCCGATCGACGCCCAGACCGAAGGCAGGAGAGAATCGATATCCGAGTGCCGCAGGCCGACGCCCAGAGCGGCTCCGTCGACCCGGTTGTAATCGAAATCGCCGGTGAACTCTAACTCCTCCTCGCGCTGCCAGCGGCGAAACCGATGCTTGACCCGGTGCTTGCCGGTGTATATTTCGCCGTAGATGGACGCGTCACGGGAGGCATCGACCCGGCCGGTTATGGAGACGACGTCCCCACGCACGACGGCATCCGGCCCGATGGCTACGTCGCCGAACAGCGATATGACGTCCTTGTTGACTTCACCGTACACCTTGACGCGTCCCGCCACCGAGAACACGAGTCCCCGGATGAATTCGTCCTCATCGACAGTCACACCGTTGAAAGGCTCCACGCGGTTCCGGTACCTGATTCGTGAGGGTCGGTCAACTGCGGCGGTTCGAGCGAAGAAGGTGACAACGGTGTGGTCCGTAGATTCCTCGACGCGCGCGTCGTAAATCTCGTCGTAGGGCAGGACTTCACCGGCGAGGTGCAACCCGTCCTTGTCGAAGATCACCCGGTCACCGGCTACTATGCGCCCGTCGTCTTCTCTGATCTCGTCCAGCGCGAAGCGGTCGGTGAAGTACCGGTCCGCCATGGGAATGGTGATTTCCGCATTCTGCTTGTCGAACGAGATTTCGAAGTATTCCTTACCTGCCTGAGAGCGCCGGTATTCTTTGTACTGAGTTTCTTGTGCGACGGCGCAGGTTGAAGCACAGACAGCAGCCAGTGTCAGGCATGCCAGCAAACGGTTACGTATTCTGCGAGTCATGTTCCCTCCGTTTTACCGGCTTATAAACAAGTATCGTGCCAATATATCAACCTGTTATTCTACAGGCGCTTATGTCCGCCGACAAGATAATACTGTGGCGTTGCGCCACGCCTCCGCACAGTTCCCGGTCAGGGAATCTTCAGCCTGAAGTCCTTCACTTTTCGCGACAGGTTGCTGCGATCGATCTTCAGACGCCGCGCCGTCTCTGAGATGTTCCCGCCGGTTTGCCCCAGGGTCTTCTCGATGATCTGCCTTTCCAACAGGGCGAGACGTTCGCCCAGCGACAACTCCGTCGGTCCGGGGCAGGCCGCGCCGGCCGGACCCCTGAATTCGGCGTCGATGTCCTCCGGCTGAACCGTCCGCCCCCGGTACAGGATGGTCAGGCGCTCGATCAGGTTTTTCAGTTGGCGGACGTTGCCCGGATAGAGGAGCGTGCCGATGCAAGCCAGCGCCTCGGCTGACAGCTTTACCGACTGTGAGGGGTCAAAGCGGCGCAGGAACTCGCCCACGAGGAGCGGAATATCCTCGCGTCGTTCGGCCAGCGACGGCACCCTGAGAACAAAGACCGACACGCGGAAATAGAGGTCCTGGCGAAATCTGCCTTCGCGCACAAGTTGTTCCAGGTCCTGGTTGGTGGCGCATATGATGCGAGTATCCACCAGCCTGTGGCTGTCGGCGCCCAGCGTCTCGATTTCGCCGGTTTCCAGGACGCGCAGAAGTTTGGCCTGACAGGGCAGAGGCAAATCGCCAATCTCGTCCAGGAATATCGTGCCGCCGTCGGCCATCACAAACTTGCCGGGATAGTCTTTGATTGCACCCGTAAACGCGCCCTTGACGTGGCCGAAAAGCTCGGATTCGAACAGGGTTTCCGGAATGCCCGGACAGTTCACCCTGATGAACGGACGATCACGACGGTGGCTCTGAAGGTACAGGCGCGTGGCCACCAGTTCCTTGCCGGTGCCGTTCTCGCCGGTCACAAGCACGGTCGTGTCCACGGGGGCCACGCGGGAAATGGTCGCCAGCGTTTTCTTGATCGCCGCCGACTGCCCCACGATGCGGCACCGCTCATCCATCTCGTCCACCAGCACCGTCCGCTGACGATCAGCCGCGGCCAGAAGCAGGGCGGTTTTCGCTGACGCAATCAGCTTCTCCGGCAGCACCGGTTTTTCGAGAAAGTCAACGGCCCCGAGCCGTACGGCTTCAAGCGCCATCGGAATATCCGCCTGGCCGGAAATGACGAGGACGGGCGGCGCCAGAGGATCTGCCTTGAGCTGCCGGAGAAAGTCCAGACCGGACTGCCCCGGCAACTGCAGATCGAGAAGGATCAGCTCGAAGGATTGCCGCGCGCATTTCTCGGCAGCCTGTTCGGCCGAGGCCGCGGTCACCGGTGAGTATCCCTCGTCCTTCAAAAGCGAGGAGAACGAGAGGGTGATATTGGGCTCGTCGTCAACGATGAGAATGGATATTCGCATGCTTCATTTCTTTGTCGGCAGTGAAATGGTCACGGTCGTGCCGTGCCCCGGGCGGGATTCGACCAGAACCTGACCGCCCAGTTCGCTGATTGATTTTTCCACAATCGCCAGGCCGAGACCGGTCCCGGCTTCTTTTGTCGTGAAATAGGGCAACCGCGCCTGGGCGAGAGTATTCGCATCCATGCCCGCCCCGTCGTCGCGCACGGTTATGCTGGCGCGCTCGGCGTCGGTTGTCACGCTCAATTCGATCCGCCCGCCCTCACCGGTGGCATCGATTGCATTCTGCAGCAGGTTGTGCAGTGCCTCGCGAAGATAGGTGCCGTCGGTTCGCCAGCGCAAGCTGGCCGGCGCGGAGAGAACCAACTGGCGGCTGACACACTGCTGCTGGTAGAGACTGACTATCGAGCGCGCGAGATCGGCCAGGTCAAGGTCTTCCAAGGCAGGTGCCGGGAGTTTGGCAAGGTGCGAAAAGCGGTCGGCCAGGCCGGTCAGGTGACGGATTTCCTCGGAGGCTGCCTTGAGGGGTTCGTGAATTTCACTGAGCGCGGGGGAGTCGGCCAACTGCTTCTCGATTCGGTACAGTGATACCAGAAGCGGCTGCAAGGGGTTTTTCAGTTCGTGGGCAAAACGCCGGGCTACCTGACGCCAAGCCGCGACGCGTTCCGTCTGGGCCAGCCTGGTGGTGGCCCGGTCGAGCTGCCGGGCCATCCGGTTGAAGCTGACAATCAGCGTTCGGAGTTCTCCTTCACCCGAAGCCTTCACCTCCTGGCGGAAGTCGCCGCCGGCAATCCTGCCTGACGCCCTGCTGAGCTCCTGAAGCGGCCGGGCGAGGTTTCGCGACAGGCGCGACGAAAAGAAATAGGCACCGCCCATTGCCAGCAGGGAGAGGACCACAAACAGCACCCCGACGAACTGCAGGTACTCGGATCGCAGGCGGCGGCTCGAACTCTTCAGGGCCGTTTCCCGGCGGATCGTCTCCAGCAATCCCGCGTATCCCCGGTCATGAACGATCCCCGCGTAAACGACCCCGGCGGAGTCCGTACCGCTGCGCACCCATTGGTAGAGACGATGGTCCGCCTCGACGAACCCGCGATCACGGCTCTGTCCCGCGCGTGTCATATTCTCCAGCGCTTCCTGCGGCAACACGGAATCGATCGGAGCCGTAACGGTCCGGGGGTCGCCAAAAGCATACAGGAAATCCAACCGGCCTTCCGGGACGGTGCCGGTCTGGACGTACTGCTCAAGCGCTCGGCCGATCCGTTCGTACAGGTAATCGTTGTAGTAGCCGGTCACCTGGTCGATCCCGGAGTCCTCCCGGCGGTCGGCCAGGCCGGTCTCGGTCGTAAGGTAGTAACCCGCCACGGCCAGCGTCACGACCGGCACGATCGAGAAAACGAGGAAGAGGCGAAACAGCTTTCGTTGAAACGAGGCCTTCATAAGGTCGTGTGGTCACTTCCGTGTGCGCATGCGCCGGTCATAATCGGCCAGGGCCTGCCAGTGGGCTTCGAAGGCAATGTTCTCAGGGAGCTCATCGAACCCGAAAAAACGAACGTCCTGGGCGTCGTCGGACGCGCTCAGCAGACCCCCGATCACCTCTCCGAGATAGAGTATAAGGACGGCGTTGGATCGAGGATCGTCCTGTCCCGAGTATACTTCAAAGAACGAGTTTATTTTCACTTTGAGGCCGGTTTCTTCCTCCAGTTCCCGCACGGCCGTCTGCTCCGGGTGCTCGTGCCATTCCATGAAGCCGGCCGGGATGCACCACCAGCCGACTTTCGGCGGATGCGCACGTTTGACCAGCAGAATGCGATCCTGCTGGACAATGATGACACCGGCCGCCGGGACGGGGTTCTGGTAGTAGACAAAGTCACAATCCCCGGCCTCGCATACGAGGCGCCGATGGCCGTCGAGTACATGCTCGCTAAGGGGCCGCGCGCACAGGGGACAGTACCTGTAGTCGCAGAAGCGGGCTTTCCTCAGAAACAGCCGCTCGGCGTCGAAATGGTCGTGTTTTCGTGTCATGGATCCTCACCTCCGGTCGGTGATCTTCATAGCTACGATCGTGGTGTCATCCTGGGGTGGATAGGTCGGGTCGAAGCCTCGCACGTCCCGCATGAGATCGTCCACGATGGTACGCGGATCCTTGGAGCGTGACCTGACCAGGTGATCGCGAATCCGCGTCTCGCCGTACTCCTCTCCGTCGCTGTTCATGGCTTCCGAGAGGCCGTCCGTAAACAGGAAGAGGATGTCCTCAGCCCTGAGTTGGACGGAGGCCGAGGTGTACTTCATGTCGGAGAGAGCGCCGATGATCGGTCCGCCTTCGTCGAGGAGTTCGACGTCGCCGTTTGCCCTGACAAGGATCGGGTAATTGTGGCCGGCGTTGGCGTAGTGGAACACGTCACTGTCACTGTCGATCTCGCCGTAGAAGAGCGTCACGTACTTTTCGGCCGAGGTGGAGTGCACGATCTGCTGGTTCATGTTCTCCATCATGGTGGAGATCGGATTGCCGTTGTTGACCTCGCAGCGGATTATGGCCTGCACCTGGGCAATCAGCAGCGCCGCCGGCATACC includes:
- a CDS encoding BamA/TamA family outer membrane protein, with product MTRRIRNRLLACLTLAAVCASTCAVAQETQYKEYRRSQAGKEYFEISFDKQNAEITIPMADRYFTDRFALDEIREDDGRIVAGDRVIFDKDGLHLAGEVLPYDEIYDARVEESTDHTVVTFFARTAAVDRPSRIRYRNRVEPFNGVTVDEDEFIRGLVFSVAGRVKVYGEVNKDVISLFGDVAIGPDAVVRGDVVSITGRVDASRDASIYGEIYTGKHRVKHRFRRWQREEELEFTGDFDYNRVDGAALGVGLRHSDIDSLLPSVWASIGYAFASERWRYAVGLEQTILRRPPLSIGGEYYRRLASQDDWLLEDRENICFTLLVNEDFKDYYEAEGGTVYVTVSPLQDLELLGRYRYEETAWLGAHRNLFSLFGSHKDFPANFARVDPAYRSIGIAELDTATNADLSARVDFDTRDMDSPYSQSAWAVTGEIEWSTPDLGSDFDYRRYTVSVRRYQRVHRRIMLLLRAMYGGSDGYLPMYKRFYMGGLGTLRGYKHKELMGSRFWMANAEYRVDFPKTDLALSLLWDVAQIANDASIDRDIELKHSIGIAAYFGDDFRISLAKRLDRSDDNSQIYARFAHVF
- a CDS encoding sigma-54 dependent transcriptional regulator, whose amino-acid sequence is MRISILIVDDEPNITLSFSSLLKDEGYSPVTAASAEQAAEKCARQSFELILLDLQLPGQSGLDFLRQLKADPLAPPVLVISGQADIPMALEAVRLGAVDFLEKPVLPEKLIASAKTALLLAAADRQRTVLVDEMDERCRIVGQSAAIKKTLATISRVAPVDTTVLVTGENGTGKELVATRLYLQSHRRDRPFIRVNCPGIPETLFESELFGHVKGAFTGAIKDYPGKFVMADGGTIFLDEIGDLPLPCQAKLLRVLETGEIETLGADSHRLVDTRIICATNQDLEQLVREGRFRQDLYFRVSVFVLRVPSLAERREDIPLLVGEFLRRFDPSQSVKLSAEALACIGTLLYPGNVRQLKNLIERLTILYRGRTVQPEDIDAEFRGPAGAACPGPTELSLGERLALLERQIIEKTLGQTGGNISETARRLKIDRSNLSRKVKDFRLKIP
- a CDS encoding HAMP domain-containing sensor histidine kinase, with the protein product MKASFQRKLFRLFLVFSIVPVVTLAVAGYYLTTETGLADRREDSGIDQVTGYYNDYLYERIGRALEQYVQTGTVPEGRLDFLYAFGDPRTVTAPIDSVLPQEALENMTRAGQSRDRGFVEADHRLYQWVRSGTDSAGVVYAGIVHDRGYAGLLETIRRETALKSSSRRLRSEYLQFVGVLFVVLSLLAMGGAYFFSSRLSRNLARPLQELSRASGRIAGGDFRQEVKASGEGELRTLIVSFNRMARQLDRATTRLAQTERVAAWRQVARRFAHELKNPLQPLLVSLYRIEKQLADSPALSEIHEPLKAASEEIRHLTGLADRFSHLAKLPAPALEDLDLADLARSIVSLYQQQCVSRQLVLSAPASLRWRTDGTYLREALHNLLQNAIDATGEGGRIELSVTTDAERASITVRDDGAGMDANTLAQARLPYFTTKEAGTGLGLAIVEKSISELGGQVLVESRPGHGTTVTISLPTKK
- a CDS encoding NUDIX hydrolase, encoding MTRKHDHFDAERLFLRKARFCDYRYCPLCARPLSEHVLDGHRRLVCEAGDCDFVYYQNPVPAAGVIIVQQDRILLVKRAHPPKVGWWCIPAGFMEWHEHPEQTAVRELEEETGLKVKINSFFEVYSGQDDPRSNAVLILYLGEVIGGLLSASDDAQDVRFFGFDELPENIAFEAHWQALADYDRRMRTRK